One segment of Halococcus salsus DNA contains the following:
- a CDS encoding ArsR/SmtB family transcription factor, producing MDSAALLDLLGNENRRRILRLLAQRPCYVTEISDALGVSPKAVIGHLRKLDEAGLVESRVDDGRRKYFRISRNLRLEVTVSPYGFGAKSAYPASSSLDIASCRYVSIDVATDDTSDLADLAADLHRFEELEDELSLAQRWVQGRLATLHDALTDEVEAGLAVDDRSGTADHGDARFCAELLAGIEAGARTADKLAERLGVPLPVVEDALDLLMTHGLASRENGRWTVE from the coding sequence ATGGATTCCGCGGCGCTGCTCGATCTCCTGGGGAACGAAAACCGTCGGCGCATCCTCAGACTCCTCGCCCAACGGCCCTGCTACGTCACCGAGATCAGCGACGCGCTCGGGGTGAGTCCGAAGGCGGTGATCGGCCACCTCCGAAAGCTCGACGAGGCCGGGCTGGTCGAGAGCCGGGTCGACGACGGCCGTCGGAAGTACTTCCGGATCTCCCGAAACCTCCGGCTCGAAGTCACGGTCTCACCTTACGGGTTCGGTGCGAAGAGCGCCTATCCGGCGAGTTCGAGCCTCGACATCGCGTCGTGTCGGTACGTCTCGATCGACGTCGCGACGGACGACACCAGCGACCTCGCCGACCTCGCCGCCGACCTCCACCGCTTCGAGGAACTGGAGGACGAGCTCTCGCTCGCCCAGCGGTGGGTCCAGGGTCGGCTCGCCACGCTCCACGACGCGCTCACCGACGAGGTCGAGGCCGGACTCGCCGTCGACGACCGTTCCGGCACCGCGGACCACGGCGACGCGCGCTTCTGTGCCGAGCTGCTCGCCGGGATCGAGGCGGGCGCGCGCACCGCCGATAAACTCGCCGAACGGCTCGGGGTGCCCCTCCCGGTGGTCGAGGACGCGCTCGACCTGCTGATGACCCACGGGCTCGCGAGCCGCGAGAACGGCCGCTGGACGGTCGAGTAA